From one Streptomyces spiramyceticus genomic stretch:
- the purD gene encoding phosphoribosylamine--glycine ligase, which translates to MKVLVIGGGAREHALCRSLSLDPDVTALYCAPGNAGIAEVAELHPVDALDGAAVARLATELGAGLVVVGPEAPLVAGVADAVRAAGIPCFGPSREAAQLEGSKAFAKDVMAGANVPTARSYVCTTPEEIDRALDAFGAPYVVKDDGLAAGKGVVVTDDVQVARAHALACRRVVIEEFLDGPEVSLFAITDGVTVLPLQPAQDFKRALDGDEGPNTGGMGAYSPLPWADPKLVDEVMATVLQPTVDELRRRGTPFSGLLYAGLAITSRGVRVIEFNARFGDPETQVVLARLKSPLLSVLLNAANGTLDAEPPLNWRDDAAVTVVIASHNYPETPRTGDPIEGLDEVAAQDAPHAYVLHAGTKREGDAVVSAGGRVLSVTATGSDLAQARERAYAAVARIRLDGSQHRTDIAQKAASES; encoded by the coding sequence GTGAAGGTCCTCGTCATCGGCGGCGGCGCCCGCGAACACGCCCTGTGCCGCTCTCTGTCCCTCGATCCCGACGTCACCGCCCTGTACTGCGCCCCCGGCAACGCCGGCATCGCAGAGGTGGCCGAGCTGCACCCGGTGGACGCCCTCGACGGTGCCGCCGTTGCCCGGCTCGCCACCGAGCTCGGCGCCGGCCTCGTCGTCGTCGGCCCGGAGGCGCCGCTCGTCGCCGGGGTCGCCGACGCCGTGCGCGCGGCCGGTATCCCCTGCTTCGGCCCGTCCCGGGAGGCCGCCCAGCTGGAGGGCTCCAAGGCCTTCGCCAAGGACGTGATGGCCGGGGCGAACGTCCCCACCGCCCGTAGCTACGTCTGCACCACCCCCGAAGAGATCGACAGGGCCCTGGACGCCTTCGGCGCTCCGTATGTCGTCAAGGACGACGGCCTCGCCGCGGGCAAGGGCGTCGTCGTGACCGACGACGTCCAGGTGGCCCGCGCGCACGCACTGGCTTGCCGGCGCGTGGTCATCGAGGAGTTCCTCGACGGTCCCGAGGTGTCGCTGTTCGCCATCACCGACGGCGTGACCGTGCTGCCGCTGCAGCCCGCGCAGGACTTCAAGCGCGCCCTCGACGGCGACGAAGGCCCGAACACCGGCGGCATGGGCGCGTACTCCCCGCTGCCGTGGGCCGACCCCAAGTTGGTCGACGAGGTCATGGCGACCGTCCTCCAGCCGACCGTCGACGAGCTGCGCCGCCGCGGCACGCCCTTCTCCGGGCTGCTGTACGCGGGCCTGGCGATCACCTCGCGCGGCGTACGGGTCATCGAGTTCAACGCCCGGTTCGGCGACCCGGAGACCCAGGTGGTCCTGGCCCGCCTCAAGAGCCCGCTGCTGAGCGTCCTGCTCAACGCCGCCAACGGCACGCTCGACGCCGAGCCGCCGCTGAACTGGCGCGACGACGCGGCCGTGACCGTTGTCATCGCCTCGCACAACTACCCCGAGACGCCGCGCACGGGCGACCCGATCGAGGGCCTCGACGAGGTGGCGGCCCAGGACGCGCCCCATGCGTACGTCCTGCACGCCGGTACCAAGCGGGAGGGCGACGCCGTTGTGAGCGCGGGCGGCCGTGTGCTGTCGGTGACCGCGACGGGATCCGACCTGGCGCAGGCACGCGAGCGGGCGTACGCCGCGGTGGCCAGGATCCGGCTCGACGGATCGCAGCACCGTACGGACATCGCCCAGAAGGCCGCGTCCGAGTCCTGA
- a CDS encoding DNA polymerase III subunit gamma and tau has product MSSLALYRRYRPESFAEVIGQEHVTAPLQQALRNNRVNHAYLFSGPRGCGKTTSARILARCLNCEQGPTPTPCGQCQSCLDLARNGRGSIDVIEIDAASHGGVDDARDLREKAFFGPASSRYKIYIIDEAHMVTPAGFNALLKVVEEPPEHLKFIFATTEPEKVIGTIRSRTHHYPFRLVPPGTLRDYLGEVCGKEGIPVEEGVLPLVVRSGAGSVRDSMSVMDQLLAGAAEDGVTYAMATALLGYTESSLLDSVVDAFAAGDGAAAFEIVDQVIEGGNDPRRFVADLLERLRDLVILAAVPDAREKGLIDAPADVVERMQAQASVFGAAELSRAADLVNTGLTEMRGATSPRLQLELICARVLLPAAFDDERSLQARLDRLERGAGGGFMAAGAAPGPAMGYVPGPEAHAVPGVSGAAAPVAPVAPVPSAPVAAPVSAPVAEAPPVESVGGGQPQRPGAWPGAGGSGGAGGGGGQEAGRRPGGWPTASSPGQGRPEPQPAPVQAPPVAAAPAPAPANPAPAAQGAVQVQNMWPGILEAVKNRRRFTWILLSQNAQVTGFDGTTLQLSFINAGARDNFTSSGSEDVLKQALAESFNVQWKVEAVVDPSGGGQPPGSGGGSGGGGGFGGRPPAAPAPRPAQQPYQTGPAAPAPQAQAPAQAPPRTAPEPSPGPSYAAESSPPPPPMAIEDDVPAEDDPDLVDSALSGHDLIVRELGATVVEEFVNEQ; this is encoded by the coding sequence GTGTCGTCCCTTGCGCTGTACCGCCGTTACCGTCCCGAGTCGTTCGCCGAGGTCATCGGGCAGGAGCATGTCACTGCCCCCTTGCAGCAGGCCCTGCGCAACAACCGGGTCAATCACGCGTACCTGTTCAGTGGGCCGCGCGGCTGTGGAAAGACGACCAGCGCGCGCATCCTCGCCCGCTGCCTGAACTGTGAGCAGGGGCCTACGCCCACCCCGTGCGGCCAGTGCCAGTCCTGCCTCGACCTGGCCAGGAACGGCCGGGGATCCATTGACGTCATCGAGATCGACGCCGCTTCGCACGGTGGCGTGGACGATGCCCGTGACCTGCGGGAAAAGGCCTTCTTCGGGCCCGCGAGCAGTCGATACAAGATCTACATCATCGACGAGGCGCACATGGTCACCCCGGCGGGCTTCAATGCCCTGCTGAAGGTGGTCGAGGAGCCGCCGGAGCACCTCAAGTTCATCTTCGCGACGACGGAGCCCGAGAAGGTCATCGGCACGATCCGTTCGCGTACGCACCACTACCCCTTCCGCCTGGTGCCGCCGGGGACGCTTCGCGACTACCTGGGCGAGGTGTGCGGCAAGGAGGGCATCCCCGTCGAGGAGGGAGTCCTGCCGCTCGTCGTACGGTCCGGGGCCGGGTCGGTGCGTGACTCGATGTCCGTCATGGACCAGCTCCTCGCCGGAGCGGCCGAGGACGGTGTGACATATGCCATGGCCACCGCGCTCCTCGGGTACACGGAGAGCTCGCTGCTCGACTCCGTCGTGGATGCTTTCGCGGCGGGTGACGGGGCTGCCGCTTTCGAGATCGTGGACCAGGTCATCGAGGGTGGCAACGATCCTCGCCGGTTCGTGGCGGACCTGCTGGAACGGCTGCGTGACCTGGTGATCCTGGCCGCCGTGCCGGACGCGCGGGAGAAGGGGCTCATCGATGCCCCGGCGGACGTCGTGGAGCGGATGCAGGCGCAGGCTTCGGTGTTCGGCGCGGCCGAGCTGAGCCGCGCCGCCGACCTGGTCAACACCGGGCTCACCGAGATGCGTGGCGCCACCTCGCCGCGACTGCAGCTGGAGCTGATCTGCGCCCGGGTGCTGCTGCCCGCCGCCTTCGACGACGAGCGCTCGCTGCAGGCCCGTCTCGACCGCCTGGAGCGGGGCGCCGGTGGCGGCTTCATGGCCGCGGGTGCGGCTCCTGGTCCCGCTATGGGGTACGTGCCGGGGCCCGAGGCTCATGCTGTGCCTGGCGTATCCGGTGCGGCTGCTCCTGTGGCTCCTGTGGCTCCTGTGCCTTCTGCGCCCGTCGCCGCTCCTGTATCCGCTCCGGTGGCGGAGGCTCCTCCCGTCGAGAGCGTGGGTGGCGGGCAGCCGCAGCGTCCCGGCGCCTGGCCGGGTGCGGGTGGTTCGGGTGGTGCCGGAGGCGGTGGCGGGCAGGAAGCCGGGCGCCGGCCCGGTGGCTGGCCCACGGCCTCCTCGCCCGGGCAGGGCCGGCCCGAGCCGCAGCCCGCCCCCGTGCAGGCCCCGCCCGTCGCTGCGGCGCCCGCGCCCGCGCCGGCGAACCCGGCACCGGCCGCCCAGGGGGCCGTACAGGTGCAGAACATGTGGCCCGGGATCCTGGAGGCCGTCAAGAACCGGCGGCGGTTCACCTGGATCCTGCTCAGTCAGAACGCGCAGGTCACCGGCTTCGACGGAACCACGCTCCAGCTCTCATTCATCAACGCCGGAGCCCGTGACAACTTCACGAGCAGTGGCAGCGAGGACGTGCTGAAGCAGGCGCTGGCCGAGTCCTTCAACGTGCAGTGGAAGGTCGAGGCGGTCGTCGACCCGTCGGGTGGTGGCCAGCCGCCCGGTAGCGGCGGCGGCTCCGGTGGCGGTGGTGGTTTTGGCGGGCGGCCGCCCGCTGCCCCGGCTCCGCGTCCCGCCCAGCAGCCCTACCAGACCGGCCCGGCCGCCCCCGCGCCCCAGGCGCAGGCCCCCGCCCAGGCGCCGCCGCGTACGGCGCCCGAGCCTTCTCCCGGCCCTTCCTACGCCGCGGAATCGTCGCCCCCGCCTCCCCCGATGGCGATCGAGGACGACGTACCGGCGGAAGACGATCCGGACCTCGTCGACTCCGCGCTGTCCGGCCACGACCTGATCGTGCGGGAGCTGGGCGCGACCGTCGTCGAAGAGTTCGTCAACGAGCAGTAG
- a CDS encoding helicase C-terminal domain-containing protein — MASGSTLTAWLRGLDGPRLARVLATRRDTASPPEPRSVGELADRLQRPGSVALALPLLTLPELQVAEAVAALGAPASREALAKLLGATAGEAGRALEATLEALAGHALVWPDHSGRLHMAAPLRQAWEAPLGLDAPLAVLLADMTSDELRGMLAALGVKPPGTKQQRMTALVAHHSDPEWVASVVAKAPAAARKLLERRAQSGSSQAGSIMFGAPGADSEPGERWALDRGLLIRDRRWYGPARMPVEVALALRGPAWHAPFEPRPPAVQLVSVTAAEVDREATAAATAFAAHAASVLSACSAAPPARLKSGGVGARELARIGKAAQADDAVVRITLEAAHAAGLLARDGDRVAPTKAYDAWAAQKPSEQFAALLQAWRNLPLTPSQARDEDDKALPAVSGAPPCGGCLQTRLGLLAAAAHLPAGQGARTTSDLGMLVAWHRPLADPTPQGETPFATAIREAELLGVLARGALSPLGTALRADDTDQLAAVCRRLLPAATGTARIGVDLTAVVTGTPTARLDALLDSAADRETRGTASVWRFSAVSIRRALDSGRTSDEITADLSAIAAGPLPQPLTYLIADTARSHGRVRIAPAACVIHGEEPALLAEIAVHSKLAKLGLRQLAPTVLVSRSPLDQTLAALRAEGYAPVAETADGTVRIEKTRPHRAAAPVPAPRNARAQAGLRSTTARHAAKAPAASDLNALAARLLTAPPTTPEPDPFGPGGVPFGTDTEEIVAGYAKLLSYSDVRQLAHAIDTGTAVTVDYVAASGSRTVRTLDRLTLDPPYLEAWCHLRDAERVFTLSRIHGVMPA; from the coding sequence ATGGCATCCGGATCAACGCTGACAGCCTGGCTGCGCGGTCTCGACGGCCCGCGCCTGGCACGCGTGCTCGCGACACGGAGGGACACCGCGTCCCCTCCGGAGCCGCGCTCGGTGGGGGAGCTGGCGGACCGTCTTCAGCGGCCAGGGTCGGTGGCACTCGCGCTGCCCCTGCTCACCCTGCCCGAATTGCAGGTGGCCGAGGCCGTGGCGGCGTTGGGGGCGCCCGCGTCGCGCGAGGCCCTGGCGAAGCTGCTGGGAGCGACGGCCGGCGAGGCCGGCCGCGCCTTGGAGGCAACCCTGGAGGCACTGGCCGGACACGCGCTGGTCTGGCCGGACCACAGCGGACGGCTCCACATGGCCGCACCGTTGCGACAGGCGTGGGAGGCGCCGCTCGGGCTGGACGCACCACTGGCGGTGCTGCTGGCGGACATGACCTCCGACGAGCTGCGCGGCATGTTGGCGGCGCTGGGCGTCAAGCCGCCCGGCACCAAGCAGCAGCGCATGACAGCGCTGGTCGCACACCACAGTGATCCTGAATGGGTTGCCTCGGTGGTCGCGAAGGCACCTGCGGCGGCCCGGAAACTGCTGGAGCGTCGAGCGCAGTCCGGGTCGTCACAGGCCGGGTCCATCATGTTCGGGGCTCCCGGCGCCGACTCCGAACCGGGCGAGCGATGGGCGCTGGACCGAGGGCTTCTGATCCGGGACCGCCGCTGGTACGGCCCCGCCCGGATGCCCGTCGAGGTCGCACTCGCACTGCGCGGGCCCGCCTGGCACGCGCCGTTCGAACCCCGGCCGCCCGCCGTGCAGTTGGTGTCCGTCACCGCGGCGGAGGTGGACCGGGAGGCGACAGCCGCAGCCACGGCGTTCGCAGCGCATGCCGCCTCGGTCCTGTCGGCATGCTCGGCGGCGCCGCCGGCCAGGCTTAAGTCCGGCGGTGTCGGCGCACGTGAACTGGCCCGCATCGGCAAGGCCGCCCAAGCCGATGACGCCGTGGTACGCATCACGCTGGAGGCCGCGCACGCGGCAGGACTACTGGCCCGGGACGGCGACCGCGTCGCCCCCACCAAGGCATACGACGCCTGGGCGGCGCAGAAACCCTCGGAACAGTTCGCCGCGCTGCTCCAGGCATGGCGGAACCTGCCCCTCACCCCCTCGCAGGCACGCGACGAGGACGACAAGGCACTCCCCGCAGTCTCCGGGGCGCCGCCCTGCGGCGGCTGCTTGCAGACCCGGCTCGGGTTGCTCGCCGCCGCGGCGCACCTCCCGGCAGGGCAGGGAGCGCGAACCACCTCGGACCTGGGGATGCTCGTGGCATGGCACCGCCCGCTCGCCGACCCGACACCCCAGGGCGAAACACCGTTCGCCACCGCGATCCGCGAGGCCGAACTGCTCGGCGTACTCGCCCGCGGCGCCCTGTCGCCCCTCGGCACCGCCCTACGAGCCGACGATACGGACCAACTTGCCGCCGTGTGCCGGCGTCTGCTGCCCGCGGCCACCGGCACGGCCCGGATCGGCGTCGACCTCACCGCCGTCGTCACCGGAACACCGACCGCGCGACTGGACGCGCTCCTGGATTCCGCCGCGGACCGGGAAACCCGCGGCACGGCCTCGGTGTGGCGGTTCAGCGCTGTCAGCATCCGGCGAGCCCTGGACTCCGGCCGCACCTCGGACGAGATCACAGCCGACCTGTCCGCCATCGCCGCCGGGCCCCTGCCCCAGCCCCTTACGTATCTGATCGCCGACACCGCTCGCAGTCACGGCCGCGTACGCATCGCCCCTGCCGCCTGCGTCATCCACGGCGAGGAGCCCGCGCTCCTGGCCGAAATCGCCGTCCACAGCAAGCTCGCCAAGCTCGGCCTGCGACAGCTCGCCCCGACGGTCCTGGTCAGCCGCAGCCCACTCGACCAGACCCTCGCCGCGCTTCGAGCCGAGGGCTACGCTCCCGTGGCCGAGACGGCCGACGGAACCGTACGCATCGAGAAGACCCGGCCCCATCGGGCCGCCGCACCCGTACCGGCCCCACGGAACGCCCGAGCGCAGGCCGGCCTCCGAAGCACGACGGCTCGCCACGCGGCGAAGGCCCCCGCCGCGTCCGACCTGAACGCCCTGGCCGCCCGACTCCTGACCGCCCCGCCGACCACACCGGAACCCGACCCGTTCGGGCCCGGCGGAGTCCCCTTCGGCACGGATACCGAAGAGATCGTCGCCGGGTACGCGAAGCTGCTGTCGTACAGCGATGTCCGCCAGCTGGCCCATGCCATCGACACCGGTACGGCCGTCACGGTCGACTACGTCGCCGCGTCAGGAAGCCGCACCGTACGCACCCTCGACCGCCTCACCCTCGACCCGCCCTATCTCGAAGCCTGGTGCCACCTGCGGGACGCCGAACGCGTCTTCACCCTCTCCCGGATCCACGGCGTGATGCCCGCATAG
- a CDS encoding type II toxin-antitoxin system VapB family antitoxin translates to MSRTVIDLDDELVADVAKALGTSTKKETVNTALREVLENRRRALALTRLRAAADEGAFDLELFENKRNYRR, encoded by the coding sequence ATGAGTCGGACCGTCATCGATCTGGACGACGAGCTGGTCGCCGACGTGGCGAAAGCCCTGGGAACGAGCACCAAGAAGGAGACTGTCAACACCGCCCTGCGCGAAGTGCTGGAGAACCGGCGCCGCGCCCTGGCGCTCACCCGGCTCCGTGCCGCGGCCGACGAGGGCGCTTTCGACCTGGAGCTGTTCGAGAACAAGAGGAACTACCGGCGGTGA
- a CDS encoding PIN domain nuclease: MNAAQFLIDTSALARLMRGDAEQYGWDQAAAAGLIATCPITELEFFYSARSAADRARGIEDMRLIFGWVPVDDRAYDRAWQVQDALTKQGKHRSTGAVDLVVAATAELQGLTLLHRDHDFECIAAVTGQLLQWYGPEPGK, from the coding sequence GTGAACGCGGCGCAGTTCCTGATCGACACCAGCGCGCTCGCGCGCCTCATGCGCGGGGATGCGGAACAGTACGGCTGGGACCAAGCGGCAGCCGCCGGCCTCATCGCGACCTGCCCCATCACCGAGCTGGAGTTCTTCTACAGCGCCCGGTCGGCGGCCGACCGGGCGCGCGGCATCGAGGACATGCGGCTGATCTTTGGCTGGGTTCCCGTCGACGACCGCGCCTACGACCGCGCCTGGCAGGTCCAGGACGCCCTCACCAAACAGGGAAAGCACCGAAGCACCGGTGCCGTCGACCTCGTCGTCGCCGCGACAGCCGAGCTGCAAGGGCTCACCCTCCTTCATCGCGACCACGACTTCGAGTGCATCGCGGCAGTGACTGGCCAGCTCCTCCAGTGGTACGGCCCGGAGCCCGGCAAGTAA
- a CDS encoding PP2C family protein-serine/threonine phosphatase: MSQARDHEGGWWPTWPFTKTRTGAAAHFASVAPVLIVSVVVLLGLVSGAAMTWLPLLAAGPALAATTSRPRGVLCVGFLAAVLGAVLGVRDGVPGRELAIVLSALVAVTLASGLASALRVRRERVLAAVRSVAEAAQHALLKPVPATVGPFQVAVRYSAADAEARIGGDLYALVPTPYGVRLIVGDVRGKGLPAVGTAALVLGVFREAAYDEPDLLDVVGRIERSLARNLGSDDFVTAVVAGYPGAGVMEVVNCGHAPPLVVRDSHVLAVEPTHPAPPLGLHAFTGETPSLQTLPFADGDQLLLYTDGVTEARNRDREFYPLVERVARHVSDEPSRTLAALHDELLAHVGGRLHDDAALLLLRKPAAVGGLADRLLTQSQHADAAGGEVRL, from the coding sequence ATGAGTCAGGCGCGAGACCATGAAGGCGGCTGGTGGCCGACGTGGCCGTTCACGAAGACCCGGACCGGAGCCGCCGCGCACTTCGCCTCCGTTGCGCCCGTACTGATCGTCTCTGTCGTTGTACTCCTCGGCCTCGTCAGCGGAGCCGCGATGACCTGGCTGCCCCTGCTCGCCGCCGGACCCGCGCTGGCCGCCACCACCAGCCGGCCGCGGGGAGTTCTGTGTGTCGGCTTCCTCGCCGCCGTTCTGGGCGCTGTGCTCGGGGTTCGAGACGGCGTACCGGGTCGCGAGCTGGCGATCGTGCTCTCGGCGTTGGTCGCCGTAACCCTGGCGAGTGGCTTGGCCAGCGCGCTGCGCGTGCGCCGCGAACGGGTACTCGCGGCCGTGCGCTCGGTCGCCGAGGCCGCCCAGCACGCCCTCCTCAAGCCCGTGCCCGCGACGGTCGGCCCGTTTCAGGTGGCCGTCCGCTACAGCGCCGCCGATGCGGAGGCCCGCATCGGCGGGGACCTCTACGCGCTGGTGCCGACTCCGTACGGGGTCAGGCTGATCGTGGGCGACGTGCGCGGAAAAGGACTGCCCGCGGTGGGCACCGCCGCCCTGGTGCTCGGTGTCTTCCGTGAGGCCGCCTACGACGAGCCGGACCTCCTCGACGTCGTCGGCAGGATCGAGCGAAGCCTGGCGCGCAATCTGGGTTCCGACGACTTCGTCACCGCCGTGGTCGCCGGGTACCCGGGAGCCGGGGTCATGGAGGTGGTCAACTGCGGACACGCGCCGCCGCTGGTGGTCCGCGATTCACACGTACTGGCCGTCGAGCCGACCCATCCGGCCCCACCGCTCGGGCTGCATGCCTTCACCGGCGAGACTCCGAGCCTTCAGACACTGCCCTTCGCCGACGGTGACCAGCTGCTCCTCTACACCGATGGTGTCACCGAGGCCCGCAACCGCGATCGTGAGTTCTACCCGCTCGTCGAGCGGGTGGCGCGGCACGTGTCGGACGAGCCCTCCCGCACCCTCGCCGCGCTCCACGACGAGCTGCTGGCGCACGTCGGCGGCCGGCTCCACGACGACGCGGCGCTGCTCCTGCTCCGGAAACCGGCCGCTGTCGGCGGCCTGGCGGACCGGCTTCTCACTCAGTCTCAGCACGCTGACGCGGCTGGGGGAGAGGTCCGGTTGTAA
- a CDS encoding IclR family transcriptional regulator: MAAHDGPTLITSVQRAFRLLEAVGAHGNGAPAKQLARETGLPLATTYHLLRTLVHDGYVRKLDDGGFVIGDQLDVLHAGSRGQALLSRIRPTLAALRDELSTAAYLTFYEEGEIRVAEIVDSPRAQRVDLWVGFEDAGHATALGKCVLRELDDESRNDYLSRHSLADLTPRTITRRSELIRRLESPTTAPAVLDLEEYALGTVCVAVPVYSGDKLGSLGISMPADRLSRIDEVRERLVPTASRVTRGLSLTI, translated from the coding sequence ATGGCTGCGCACGACGGCCCTACGCTCATCACTTCCGTACAGCGAGCCTTCCGCCTGTTGGAAGCGGTGGGCGCGCACGGGAACGGGGCGCCGGCGAAGCAGCTGGCACGCGAGACGGGCCTGCCTCTGGCCACCACCTATCACCTGTTGCGGACGCTGGTCCACGACGGGTACGTACGGAAGCTGGACGACGGCGGGTTCGTCATCGGCGACCAGCTGGACGTGCTGCATGCCGGAAGCCGCGGGCAGGCGCTGCTCAGCCGTATCCGCCCCACGCTCGCCGCTCTGCGGGACGAACTGTCGACCGCCGCCTACCTGACCTTCTACGAGGAGGGCGAGATCCGGGTCGCCGAGATCGTCGACAGCCCCCGGGCACAGCGGGTCGACCTCTGGGTGGGATTCGAGGACGCCGGGCACGCCACCGCGCTCGGGAAGTGCGTGCTGCGCGAGCTGGACGACGAGTCCCGCAACGACTACCTCTCCCGGCACTCCCTCGCCGACCTCACGCCACGGACCATCACCCGGCGTTCCGAACTGATCCGGCGACTGGAGTCGCCGACCACCGCCCCGGCCGTCCTGGACCTGGAGGAGTACGCCCTCGGTACGGTCTGCGTCGCGGTGCCGGTCTACAGCGGCGACAAGCTCGGCTCGCTCGGCATCTCCATGCCGGCGGACCGGCTCTCCCGCATCGACGAGGTGCGAGAGCGTCTGGTGCCCACAGCCAGTCGCGTGACCAGGGGCCTTTCGCTCACTATCTGA
- a CDS encoding FAD-binding oxidoreductase, with protein sequence MDGATLEATTLEAMEAAVRGPVIGPQHPDYHQARKIYNAMIDRYPAAIMRCTDAGDVMAAVDFIRDQGLELAVRGGGHSGPGLCEVDGGVTIDLSPMRWVHVDPETRTALVGGGSQLGDLDHASHAFGLATPAGIMSTTGVGGLTLGGGHGHLTRKYGLTVDNLLAADVVLADGSFVTASTKEHPDLFWALRGGGGNFGIVTSFTFQLHPVHTVGLGITVWPVDRTADVLRWYREFLPQAPEDLNGFYNLLTVPPGPPFPEEIHNQKMCGVVWCWTGDLAGIDDALAGVGDAGPPAFHFTTPMPYPGVQTLFDELIPAGLQWYWRGHFFDRITDESLDVHARFAENVPTDLSTVHLYPVDAAAGRVEKDDTAWSYRDAIWSGIVGGVDPDPAKAEIIKQWAVDYHQALQPHSMGGSYVNFIGAGEGQDRVRSTYRDHYGRLAQIKATYDPENLFHANQNIEPAG encoded by the coding sequence ATGGACGGCGCGACTCTGGAAGCGACGACTCTGGAAGCGATGGAGGCCGCGGTCCGCGGCCCGGTCATCGGCCCGCAGCACCCGGACTACCACCAGGCTCGCAAGATCTACAACGCGATGATCGACAGGTACCCGGCCGCCATCATGCGGTGCACGGACGCGGGCGACGTCATGGCAGCCGTCGATTTCATACGCGACCAGGGCCTCGAACTCGCCGTACGGGGCGGCGGACACAGCGGTCCGGGCCTGTGCGAAGTGGACGGCGGCGTCACCATCGACCTGTCGCCCATGCGCTGGGTGCACGTGGACCCCGAGACCAGGACCGCCCTCGTCGGCGGCGGCAGTCAGCTCGGCGACCTCGACCACGCCTCCCACGCCTTCGGCCTGGCCACACCCGCCGGAATCATGTCGACGACCGGCGTCGGGGGCCTGACCCTCGGCGGCGGCCACGGGCATCTCACCCGCAAGTACGGCCTGACGGTGGACAATCTGCTGGCCGCGGACGTCGTGCTCGCCGACGGCAGCTTCGTCACCGCGAGCACGAAGGAGCACCCGGACCTGTTCTGGGCACTGCGCGGCGGCGGCGGGAACTTCGGCATCGTCACGTCGTTCACCTTCCAGCTGCACCCGGTGCACACCGTGGGGCTCGGTATCACCGTGTGGCCGGTCGACCGTACGGCGGACGTATTGCGCTGGTACCGCGAATTCCTGCCGCAGGCCCCCGAGGACCTGAACGGCTTCTACAACCTGCTCACCGTCCCGCCCGGTCCGCCGTTCCCCGAGGAGATCCACAACCAGAAGATGTGCGGCGTGGTGTGGTGCTGGACAGGGGACCTGGCCGGCATCGACGACGCACTCGCCGGCGTCGGCGACGCGGGCCCGCCCGCCTTCCACTTCACGACGCCGATGCCCTACCCCGGGGTGCAGACCCTGTTCGACGAGCTGATTCCCGCTGGCCTGCAGTGGTACTGGCGCGGGCACTTCTTCGACCGCATTACGGACGAATCCCTCGACGTACACGCCAGGTTCGCCGAGAACGTGCCGACCGATCTCTCGACGGTGCACCTCTACCCGGTGGATGCCGCCGCCGGGCGCGTCGAGAAGGACGACACCGCGTGGAGCTACCGGGACGCGATCTGGTCCGGCATCGTCGGCGGCGTCGACCCGGACCCGGCCAAGGCCGAGATCATCAAGCAGTGGGCCGTCGACTACCACCAGGCTCTGCAGCCGCACTCCATGGGCGGCTCGTACGTGAACTTCATCGGCGCGGGCGAGGGCCAGGATCGCGTCAGGTCCACCTATCGGGACCACTACGGCAGGCTCGCCCAGATCAAGGCGACGTACGACCCGGAGAACCTCTTCCACGCGAACCAGAACATCGAGCCGGCCGGTTGA